One genomic segment of Oncorhynchus nerka isolate Pitt River linkage group LG16, Oner_Uvic_2.0, whole genome shotgun sequence includes these proteins:
- the LOC115144609 gene encoding uncharacterized protein LOC115144609: MHITVRKAADGRLVLSQCQKDHLYHCPFCQPSIFKPRDYASVLTHIESHRLKAVLHREFTIFICHLECRETKHFHCPYCPKTYVNRSDFTKHIPQCESVCYRAPGSTARAPDVTSASARAPDVTSASARAPDVTSASASGSACPAVKPAVKRKIKCCNCSLWLNKKKLRKHQLRKHTSTEKGITAHSNLKAQCLDQDNWVFAEDKHIYPVSPSSVLIREMLTKQEMILEQQTLILRLLQTAQQNGAEYAIEGGLLPLKDQQSLQRLETDLQGADFKLKLINHLSLVGGCDVKDVVWRLMRHTISNALAKNMNWRGVNRKISLGSLRLREVLIAVVRKNPLTSKASESDVESVMKKWLQLAAYREGGRRRRDRSVVAPVL; this comes from the exons ATG CATATCACAGTGCGAAAAGCAGCAGATGGCCGTTTGGTTTTATCCCAGTGCCAGAAGGACCACTTGTATCATTGCCCCTTCTGCCAGCCCTCAATTTTCAAGCCCCGAGACTATGCCAGTGTGTTGACACACATTGAGTCGCACAGATTGAAGGCTGTGCTGCATAGAG AGTTCACAATATTCATATGCCATCTGGAGTGCAGAGAAACAAAGCATTTCCACTGCCCATATTGCCCCAAGACCTATGTAAATAGGAGTGATTTTACCAAACACATTCCACAATGTGAGTCCGTATGTTATCGAGCCCCAGGTTCAACAGCGAGAGCCCCAGATGTAACCAGTGCATCGGCGAGAGCCCCAGATGTAACCAGTGCATCGGCGAGAGCCCCAGATGTAACCAGTGCATCGGCGAGCGGTTCAGCGTGTCCAGCTGTGAAACCTGCAGTCAAGCGGAAAATCAAGTGTTGCAACTGCAGTTTGTGGCTTAACAAAAAAAAGCTGAGGAAACATCAACTTAGAAAACATACATCTACTGAGAAGGGCATTACAGCTCACTCCAATCTCAAGGCTCAGTGCCTTGACCAGGACAATTGGGTGTTTGCAGAGGATAAACACAtctaccctgtctctccttcttctG TGCTAATTCGGGAAATGCTTACCAAGCAAGAGATGATACTGGAACAACAGACACTCATCCTACGACTCTTACAAACAGCACAGCAGAATGGAGCAGAATATGCGATCGAAGGAGGCCTTCTGCCATTGAAGGATCAACAAAGTCTCCAGAGGCTGGAAACCGATCTTCAGGGGGCTGACTTCAAACTTAAACTG ATTAACCACTTGAGCCTCGTTGGGGGATGCGATGTGAAGGATGTCGTGTGGCGTTTAATGAGGCACACAATTTCCAATGCGCTGGCAAAAAACATGAATTGGAGAGGAGTGAATAGGAAAATCTCTCTTGGATCTCTTCGACTAAGAGAGGTTTTGATTG CTGTTGTCCGGAAGAATCCGTTAACATCTAAAGCATCCGAGAGCGATGTGGAGTCTGTCATGAAAAAGTGGTTGCAGCTGGCAGCATAtcgggaaggagggagaaggagacgagACAGGAGTGTGGTGGCACCTGTGCTGTGA